A window of Raineyella sp. W15-4 contains these coding sequences:
- a CDS encoding MFS transporter yields the protein MSDRTPMSGKHRSIGAIAAVATLGSLLFGYDTGVISGALPYMYMPYAANGLHLNSVEEGLIGGVLLIGAAFGALFGGRLSDRYGRRHNILMLAAIFVIGALGTTLAPNLWVMYPARFVLGLAVGGASATVPVYLSETAPKRIRGTIVAIDQLMIVVGQLLAFSFNAIINSVYGGPQLDIANDPSGTLRPGMQSWDNVAGLQDQLGGTLSHGAWEHFVTNLSVTGGNGSAWRLMMLLCTIPAIALWIGMRTMPESSRWYMIRRRYYEAIGSLKRVRDHRDGDIVDELEEMVTHQRRAEAMPKGTFRDIVNTPWIRRLFLVGVLLAICNQTTGVNTVMYYAPKVLEYAGLGSSAAITAQVANGVMSVLGSALGLWLVFRFRRRQILITCISLVAVSMFAIAGLFTVLIQPHMADGTKPPMYAPLLVLAAMGIFMLVVQSSNGPVVWTMLGEMFPARVRGIANGSAVFCMWVVNALITFTFPAMMSNLGGGLTYTIYGVLNVIVAIVLFKVMPETSGRSLEELEDHLQEVFTRPGDPAPATAGND from the coding sequence CTGTCCGACCGGACACCGATGTCGGGCAAGCACCGCTCGATCGGCGCCATCGCCGCGGTGGCCACGCTCGGCTCACTGCTGTTCGGTTACGACACCGGGGTGATCTCCGGGGCACTTCCGTACATGTACATGCCCTATGCCGCCAACGGATTGCACCTGAACTCCGTCGAGGAGGGTCTGATCGGCGGCGTCCTGCTGATCGGAGCCGCCTTCGGCGCCCTGTTCGGCGGTCGGCTGTCGGATCGCTACGGACGTCGCCACAACATCCTGATGCTGGCCGCGATCTTCGTCATCGGCGCACTGGGAACCACACTGGCCCCGAACCTGTGGGTGATGTACCCCGCTCGGTTCGTGCTGGGTCTGGCCGTCGGCGGCGCCTCGGCGACCGTCCCGGTCTACCTGTCGGAGACCGCCCCGAAGCGGATCCGCGGCACCATCGTGGCGATCGACCAGCTGATGATCGTGGTCGGCCAGCTGCTGGCCTTCAGCTTCAACGCCATCATCAACAGCGTCTACGGCGGCCCACAGCTGGACATCGCCAATGATCCCAGCGGCACCCTCCGACCGGGCATGCAGTCGTGGGACAACGTGGCGGGTCTGCAGGACCAGCTCGGCGGCACCCTGAGTCACGGCGCCTGGGAGCATTTCGTCACCAACCTCTCCGTCACCGGCGGGAACGGGTCGGCCTGGCGGCTGATGATGCTGCTGTGCACCATCCCGGCGATCGCCCTGTGGATCGGCATGCGGACGATGCCCGAGTCCTCCCGCTGGTACATGATCCGGCGTCGCTACTACGAGGCGATCGGGTCGCTGAAGCGGGTCCGTGACCACCGCGACGGCGACATCGTCGACGAACTGGAGGAGATGGTCACCCACCAGCGGCGCGCCGAGGCGATGCCGAAGGGAACGTTCCGCGACATCGTCAACACTCCGTGGATCCGCCGGCTGTTCCTGGTCGGCGTGCTGCTCGCGATCTGCAACCAGACCACCGGCGTCAACACGGTGATGTACTACGCGCCGAAGGTCCTCGAGTACGCCGGGCTGGGCAGTTCGGCGGCGATCACCGCGCAGGTGGCCAACGGCGTGATGTCCGTGCTCGGCTCCGCCCTGGGCCTGTGGCTGGTGTTCCGCTTCCGTCGTCGCCAGATCCTGATCACCTGCATCTCGCTGGTGGCGGTGAGCATGTTCGCCATCGCCGGCCTGTTCACCGTGCTGATCCAGCCGCACATGGCCGACGGCACCAAGCCCCCGATGTACGCGCCGCTGCTGGTGCTCGCCGCGATGGGCATCTTCATGCTCGTGGTCCAGTCGTCCAACGGACCGGTGGTGTGGACGATGCTCGGTGAGATGTTCCCCGCCCGGGTGCGAGGCATTGCCAACGGGTCCGCGGTGTTCTGCATGTGGGTGGTGAACGCGCTGATCACCTTCACCTTCCCGGCCATGATGAGCAACCTGGGCGGCGGGCTGACCTACACGATCTACGGCGTCCTCAATGTGATCGTGGCCATCGTCCTGTTCAAGGTGATGCCGGAGACCTCGGGCCGCTCCCTGGAGGAGCTGGAGGACCATCTCCAGGAGGTCTTCACCCGACCCGGTGATCCTGCTCCGGCGACCGCCGGCAACGACTGA
- the arsA gene encoding arsenical pump-driving ATPase, with product MKYLDALPRYIFFTGKGGVGKTSVACATAVDLIDQGRRVLLVSTDPASNVGHVFGQRIGNQIMPIVAAPGLDALEIEPEQAAADYRERTLAPVRGFLSAVDLASVTEQLSGACTTEIASFNEFTGLLADTDQTLAYDHIIFDTAPTGHTIRLLQLPGEWTRFIDDGKGDTSCLGPMAGLEKSRTTYGRALAALADPARTRLVLVARAQPGALTEAARTVDELVDAGVSATHLVVNAILPTDPDHDPLADAICDRETAALAALPPQLADLTIDLLPLRGTDMVGVPALRGLLREESAAVPLPPADDWSAADPVLPGLDSLVGALAEQDHGLVMCMGKGGVGKTTVATAIARRLVARGKDVHLTTTDPAAHLDLSLAHEGMRVSSINPEQAVADYRSHVMATKGATLDDDGRAQLAEDLRSPCTEEIAVFQAFSQAVLDARRRFVIMDTAPTGHTLLLLDATGSYHHDVARNMTPGTRFTTPMMRLQDPGYTKVIIVTLAETTPVLEAEQLQADLERAGIHPWAWVVNQTLTGNPTTDPLLRRRQAAERGPLDRVGRARARSVQVPLTAGDPATSGAAIHSAIA from the coding sequence GTGAAGTACCTCGACGCCCTTCCCCGCTACATCTTCTTCACCGGCAAGGGTGGGGTCGGCAAGACCAGCGTCGCCTGCGCGACCGCCGTCGACCTGATCGACCAGGGACGTCGGGTGCTGCTCGTCTCGACCGACCCGGCCTCCAACGTCGGCCACGTCTTCGGCCAGAGGATCGGCAACCAGATCATGCCCATCGTCGCAGCTCCCGGCCTGGATGCCCTCGAGATCGAGCCCGAACAGGCCGCCGCCGACTACCGCGAGCGTACCCTCGCCCCGGTGCGCGGCTTCCTGTCGGCGGTCGACCTGGCCTCGGTCACCGAACAGCTCTCCGGTGCCTGCACCACCGAGATCGCCTCGTTCAACGAGTTCACCGGTCTGCTCGCCGACACCGACCAGACCCTCGCCTACGACCACATCATTTTCGACACCGCCCCGACCGGCCACACCATCCGACTGCTCCAACTGCCGGGGGAATGGACCCGGTTCATCGACGATGGCAAAGGTGACACCTCCTGCCTCGGCCCGATGGCCGGCCTGGAGAAGTCCCGCACGACATACGGGCGCGCCCTGGCCGCCCTCGCCGATCCGGCCCGGACCCGGCTGGTCCTGGTGGCGCGCGCCCAGCCAGGCGCGCTGACCGAGGCGGCGCGTACGGTCGACGAACTCGTCGACGCCGGCGTCAGCGCCACCCACCTGGTCGTCAACGCCATCCTTCCGACCGATCCCGACCATGATCCCCTCGCCGATGCCATCTGCGATCGGGAAACCGCCGCCCTGGCGGCGCTGCCGCCCCAGCTCGCCGACCTGACCATCGACCTCCTCCCGCTGCGCGGCACCGACATGGTCGGCGTGCCGGCCCTGCGGGGTCTCCTCCGCGAGGAGAGCGCCGCCGTGCCCCTCCCGCCAGCAGACGACTGGAGCGCAGCCGACCCGGTGCTGCCCGGCCTTGACTCCCTGGTCGGTGCCCTGGCGGAGCAGGACCACGGGCTGGTCATGTGTATGGGGAAGGGCGGCGTCGGCAAGACGACCGTCGCCACCGCGATCGCGCGCAGGCTCGTCGCCCGGGGCAAGGACGTTCATCTGACTACCACGGACCCGGCCGCCCATCTCGACCTCTCCCTGGCGCATGAGGGCATGCGGGTGTCCAGCATCAACCCCGAACAGGCCGTCGCCGACTACCGGTCCCACGTCATGGCCACCAAGGGCGCCACTCTCGACGACGACGGGCGTGCGCAACTCGCCGAGGACCTCAGGTCGCCATGCACCGAGGAGATCGCGGTCTTCCAGGCCTTCTCCCAGGCGGTCCTCGACGCACGTCGACGCTTCGTGATCATGGACACCGCCCCGACCGGTCACACCCTGCTCCTGCTGGACGCCACCGGCTCCTACCACCACGACGTCGCCCGCAACATGACGCCGGGCACCCGCTTCACGACACCGATGATGCGCCTCCAGGACCCCGGCTACACCAAGGTCATCATCGTCACGCTGGCCGAGACCACCCCCGTCCTCGAAGCCGAACAACTCCAGGCCGACCTCGAACGCGCTGGCATCCATCCGTGGGCCTGGGTGGTCAATCAGACCCTCACCGGCAACCCGACCACCGACCCCCTCCTTCGCAGGAGGCAGGCTGCCGAACGCGGCCCGCTCGACAGGGTCGGCCGAGCGAGGGCCCGCTCCGTCCAGGTCCCCCTGACTGCCGGCGACCCGGCCACGTCCGGGGCCGCGATCCACAGCGCCATCGCCTGA
- a CDS encoding SDR family oxidoreductase, translating into MRTIVVTGAASGIGKTLAEILTERGERVIGVDLHDADVTVDLTTAAGRAALVDGVRELSGGTIDAIVANAGLALPIPKTVAVNFFGTVATLEGLRPLLADSAAPRAAVTCSMASLYAPDTALLDALLAGDEPAALARGEELAADTQLGALIYGTTKQALAKWIRRHAATPEWAGAGIPLNGIAPGIVVTPMTRDLMATQEAIDALLQQVPMPLNGPMEPEVPARLLTWLISAENSHLCGQIVFVDGGSDVVIRGDATW; encoded by the coding sequence ATGCGAACCATCGTGGTGACCGGGGCGGCATCCGGTATCGGCAAGACCCTGGCGGAGATCCTCACCGAGCGAGGTGAGCGCGTCATCGGCGTCGACCTGCATGACGCTGATGTCACTGTGGACCTGACCACGGCGGCGGGGCGTGCGGCCCTGGTCGACGGGGTGCGGGAGCTGTCCGGCGGCACCATCGACGCGATCGTGGCGAACGCCGGGCTCGCCCTGCCCATCCCGAAGACCGTGGCGGTGAACTTCTTCGGCACCGTCGCCACCCTCGAGGGACTGCGGCCGTTGCTGGCCGACTCGGCCGCACCGCGGGCGGCTGTGACCTGTTCGATGGCCTCCCTGTACGCACCGGACACCGCGCTGCTCGACGCCCTGCTGGCCGGGGACGAGCCGGCGGCCCTCGCCCGGGGCGAGGAGCTGGCGGCGGACACCCAGCTCGGGGCGCTGATCTACGGCACCACGAAGCAGGCGCTGGCGAAGTGGATCCGGCGCCACGCGGCCACCCCGGAGTGGGCCGGCGCCGGGATCCCGCTCAACGGGATCGCGCCCGGGATCGTCGTCACCCCGATGACCAGGGACCTGATGGCGACCCAGGAGGCGATCGACGCCCTGCTCCAGCAGGTCCCGATGCCGCTGAACGGCCCGATGGAGCCGGAGGTGCCGGCACGCCTGCTCACCTGGTTGATCTCGGCGGAGAACAGTCACCTGTGCGGGCAGATCGTCTTCGTGGACGGCGGCTCGGACGTGGTGATCCGCGGCGACGCCACCTGGTGA
- a CDS encoding response regulator, translating into MIDVLVVDDEPIVAEAHATYVDRLEEFRVVGVAHSCREAVRCLAHRPVDLVLLDIRLPDGSGAELLRRMRADHVLCDVVVVTSVRDMHLVRRCMSLGVVDYLLKPFTFDTFGAKLQHYAVYHRRLAHTDHVAQAEVDRLFATLHHRDVDGLPEGDVDGLPKGMDDITLHRITGHLRTAPDGRSAREVADTAGISRVTARRYLEHLSDIGSCRRGKRYGRSGRPEIEYTWIPAPAEPDPQKGPAGGAGP; encoded by the coding sequence ATGATCGACGTCCTGGTGGTGGACGACGAGCCGATCGTCGCGGAGGCGCATGCGACGTACGTCGACCGTCTGGAGGAGTTCCGGGTGGTGGGGGTCGCCCACTCCTGCCGGGAAGCCGTCCGATGCCTCGCTCATCGCCCGGTGGACCTGGTCCTGCTGGATATCCGTCTCCCCGACGGCAGCGGGGCGGAACTCCTGCGACGGATGCGGGCCGACCATGTGCTGTGCGATGTCGTCGTGGTCACCTCGGTGCGCGACATGCATCTGGTGCGACGGTGCATGAGTCTGGGGGTCGTCGACTACCTGCTGAAGCCGTTCACCTTCGACACCTTCGGGGCGAAACTGCAGCACTACGCCGTCTACCACCGCCGGCTGGCCCACACCGACCACGTGGCGCAGGCCGAGGTGGACCGACTCTTCGCCACCCTGCATCACCGCGACGTCGACGGGTTGCCCGAGGGCGACGTCGACGGGCTGCCCAAGGGGATGGACGACATCACACTCCACCGGATCACCGGCCATCTGCGGACGGCTCCGGACGGCCGATCCGCCCGCGAGGTGGCCGACACCGCTGGGATCTCCCGGGTGACCGCGCGGCGTTATCTCGAGCATCTCAGCGACATCGGGAGCTGTCGGCGGGGCAAACGCTACGGCAGGTCGGGCCGCCCGGAGATCGAGTACACCTGGATCCCCGCTCCGGCCGAGCCGGACCCGCAGAAGGGCCCGGCTGGGGGAGCCGGGCCCTGA
- a CDS encoding anaerobic C4-dicarboxylate transporter, with protein MIWLHLAIVLLFIVIGARMKGIGIGLAGGAGVIALAATGLQVDPVDGIPWSVIGIIMPVICAVSALQVAGGMDHLVHLTEVLLRRHPKQINYLGPLVAYVLTMLCGTGHTVYSVLPVIIEVAKEKKIRPSRPLSMSVVASQVAIVASPVSAATVAMVGILEPAGVGYLQVLAVSIPTTAIGCLVGTFIASHQGCELEDDPVYQQRKAAGLVKTAVADTGTAYQPAPRAVASLWIFLSAIVLAVAFSALISPSLGVVKNPPMNSTAAIMTIMLLAAGVIVLVSRKPASDLTNQSTFRAGMTAAVCILGVAWLGNTFLTGHMTEIESFAGQFMLDAPWLLAVILYFVAPLLFSHAAATVALMPAAVQIGMTAPAMLACWPAVSNYYLFPNYPTTVAAIEMDDTGSTRIGRWVLNHPFVVPGTVAITVTVALGFLWAPVIV; from the coding sequence ATGATCTGGCTACATCTCGCCATCGTCCTGCTGTTCATCGTCATCGGGGCACGGATGAAAGGCATCGGGATCGGCCTCGCCGGTGGCGCCGGCGTCATCGCCCTGGCGGCCACGGGACTGCAGGTCGACCCTGTCGACGGCATACCCTGGTCCGTCATCGGCATCATCATGCCGGTGATCTGCGCCGTCTCGGCCCTGCAGGTGGCTGGCGGGATGGACCACCTGGTCCATCTCACCGAGGTCCTCCTGCGCCGACACCCGAAGCAGATCAACTACCTGGGCCCGCTGGTGGCGTACGTGCTCACCATGCTCTGCGGGACCGGTCACACGGTCTACTCGGTGCTGCCGGTGATCATCGAGGTCGCCAAGGAGAAGAAGATCCGGCCGTCCCGTCCCCTGTCGATGTCGGTCGTCGCCTCCCAGGTGGCCATCGTCGCCTCGCCGGTCTCCGCGGCCACCGTGGCGATGGTGGGCATTCTCGAACCGGCGGGCGTGGGCTACCTCCAGGTGCTCGCCGTCTCGATCCCGACCACGGCCATCGGCTGCCTGGTCGGGACCTTCATCGCCTCCCACCAGGGGTGTGAGCTCGAGGACGACCCCGTCTACCAGCAGCGCAAGGCCGCCGGCCTGGTCAAGACCGCAGTGGCGGACACCGGGACCGCCTACCAGCCGGCACCCCGCGCCGTTGCCTCGCTGTGGATCTTCCTCTCCGCGATCGTCCTCGCGGTCGCCTTCTCGGCGCTGATCTCCCCGTCACTGGGGGTGGTGAAGAACCCGCCGATGAACAGCACCGCGGCGATCATGACGATCATGCTGCTGGCAGCAGGCGTGATCGTCCTCGTTTCGAGGAAGCCGGCCTCCGATCTGACGAACCAGTCGACCTTCCGTGCCGGCATGACCGCCGCCGTCTGCATTCTGGGTGTGGCCTGGCTGGGCAACACCTTCCTCACCGGCCACATGACGGAGATCGAGTCCTTCGCCGGCCAGTTCATGCTGGACGCCCCCTGGCTTCTCGCGGTCATCCTCTACTTCGTCGCCCCGCTGCTGTTCTCCCACGCCGCAGCGACGGTCGCACTGATGCCGGCCGCGGTCCAGATCGGGATGACCGCTCCCGCGATGCTGGCCTGCTGGCCCGCCGTCTCCAACTACTACCTGTTCCCGAACTACCCGACGACCGTCGCCGCCATCGAGATGGATGACACCGGTTCCACCCGGATCGGCCGGTGGGTGCTCAACCATCCGTTCGTCGTCCCTGGCACGGTGGCCATCACCGTGACGGTGGCGCTCGGCTTCCTGTGGGCGCCGGTGATCGTCTGA
- the arsD gene encoding arsenite efflux transporter metallochaperone ArsD encodes MVALKVFEGPLCCNTGVCGPDPEQALVDFTADARWLAGQGINVTRANLAQDPAAFAADAAARTFVQLAGADALPLVLVDGTTVLTGRYPSRAELARFTGLTTPESAPAAATDSSCCGAEDQPSGCCSSAPQVLQISAPVRSCC; translated from the coding sequence GTGGTTGCGTTGAAGGTCTTCGAAGGGCCGTTGTGCTGCAACACCGGGGTCTGCGGTCCGGATCCGGAACAGGCGCTGGTTGACTTCACCGCCGATGCCCGTTGGCTCGCCGGTCAGGGCATCAACGTCACTCGTGCCAATCTCGCCCAGGACCCCGCGGCGTTCGCCGCGGACGCCGCCGCCCGCACGTTCGTCCAACTGGCCGGAGCCGACGCCCTACCTCTCGTCCTGGTGGACGGCACCACCGTCCTCACCGGCCGCTACCCCTCACGGGCCGAACTGGCACGCTTCACCGGCCTGACCACACCCGAGTCTGCACCCGCGGCGGCGACCGACTCGTCCTGCTGCGGCGCTGAGGATCAGCCATCGGGATGCTGCAGCTCCGCACCGCAGGTCCTGCAGATCTCCGCCCCGGTCCGATCCTGCTGCTGA
- a CDS encoding metalloregulator ArsR/SmtB family transcription factor produces the protein MSISSREVPLRPLVGDLCCSPVLQGELRPAEALVLAGALKVLADPARLRLLSLIRSAPGGRATTGTLAEALGLTQPTVTHHLGALLRAGFVQRERDGRQTWYWVDPDGLEAIRQLLDPTPAAERR, from the coding sequence ATGTCTATAAGTTCGCGCGAGGTGCCGCTGCGGCCTCTGGTGGGCGACCTGTGTTGCTCGCCGGTCCTGCAGGGTGAGCTGCGGCCGGCGGAGGCGCTGGTCCTGGCGGGGGCGCTGAAGGTGTTGGCCGACCCGGCCCGGCTACGGTTGTTGAGCCTGATCCGCTCGGCGCCGGGCGGCCGCGCCACCACGGGAACCCTGGCAGAGGCACTGGGCCTGACCCAGCCGACCGTGACGCATCATCTGGGAGCGCTCCTCAGGGCCGGCTTCGTGCAGCGGGAACGGGACGGCCGGCAGACCTGGTACTGGGTGGACCCCGACGGGCTGGAAGCAATCCGCCAGCTCCTCGATCCCACGCCGGCCGCTGAGCGTCGCTAG
- a CDS encoding FAD-dependent oxidoreductase: MPHLIAVGGSDAGISAALRARELGPGTEVTVVVADHYPNYSICGIPYFFSGDVRPWQSLAHRTVADLEAAGIRLRLDTRAESIDVAGRRLTVRDPGGVTEEVAYDELVVATGALPSRAGIDGLDRLGPDDGVHVLHSMGDTFALARQLDERAPRTAIIVGAGYVGLEMAEAFTARGVRVTQLQRGPEVLSTLDPELGSLVHTELATRGVEVVVDTTVTAIERSEAGLRVSGLHRGVPFSRSADLVLVVVGVRPNTALLATAGATLGAGGAVVVDERMRTGLPHVHSAGDGTVTHHRLLGVSYLPLGTTAHKQGRVAGENAVGGDARFAGSVGTQVVKVFDLVAARTGLRDREAARAGFAPVTVAAAADDHKRYFPGAHPIAFRITGDERDGRLLGAQLVGRLGTEVAKRVDTYATALYAGLTVDQISELDLSYTPPLGSPWDAVQVAAQAWTPAGS, from the coding sequence GTGCCCCACCTGATCGCCGTCGGCGGCTCCGACGCCGGCATCTCCGCCGCGCTGCGGGCGCGTGAACTCGGCCCTGGCACCGAGGTCACCGTGGTGGTCGCCGACCACTACCCCAACTACTCCATCTGCGGCATCCCCTATTTCTTCTCCGGCGACGTCCGGCCCTGGCAGTCCCTGGCTCACCGCACCGTGGCCGACCTGGAGGCCGCCGGCATACGACTGCGGCTGGACACCCGGGCGGAATCCATCGACGTGGCGGGACGTCGGCTGACCGTCCGGGACCCGGGCGGCGTCACCGAGGAGGTAGCGTACGACGAACTGGTTGTCGCCACCGGAGCGCTGCCGTCCCGCGCCGGCATCGACGGCCTGGACCGGCTCGGCCCGGACGATGGGGTCCATGTGCTGCACTCGATGGGCGACACCTTCGCCCTCGCCCGACAGCTCGACGAGCGCGCCCCGCGCACCGCGATCATCGTCGGCGCCGGGTACGTCGGGCTGGAGATGGCCGAGGCGTTCACCGCCCGGGGCGTCCGGGTCACGCAACTCCAGCGCGGCCCCGAGGTGCTGTCCACTCTCGACCCGGAGCTCGGCTCGCTCGTCCACACCGAGCTTGCGACCCGCGGCGTCGAGGTGGTCGTCGACACGACAGTGACGGCGATCGAGCGGTCCGAAGCCGGGCTGCGGGTGTCCGGGCTACACCGGGGCGTGCCGTTCAGCCGGTCGGCGGATCTGGTCCTGGTGGTGGTCGGCGTACGCCCCAACACGGCCCTGCTTGCCACCGCCGGAGCCACCCTCGGGGCGGGCGGTGCGGTGGTCGTCGACGAGCGGATGCGCACCGGGCTGCCGCACGTCCACTCGGCAGGGGACGGGACGGTCACCCACCACCGGCTGCTCGGCGTCAGCTACCTCCCGCTGGGCACCACGGCGCACAAGCAGGGACGTGTCGCCGGGGAGAACGCTGTCGGCGGTGACGCCCGGTTCGCCGGGTCGGTCGGCACCCAGGTGGTGAAGGTGTTCGACCTCGTCGCGGCGCGGACCGGGCTGCGGGACCGGGAGGCCGCTCGGGCCGGGTTCGCGCCGGTCACTGTCGCGGCCGCGGCCGACGACCACAAGCGGTACTTCCCCGGGGCGCACCCGATCGCCTTCCGGATCACCGGCGACGAGCGGGACGGCCGGCTGCTGGGGGCCCAACTGGTCGGCCGGCTCGGCACCGAGGTGGCCAAGCGCGTCGACACGTACGCCACGGCGCTCTACGCCGGCCTGACGGTCGACCAGATCTCGGAGCTCGACCTCAGCTACACCCCGCCCCTGGGGTCGCCGTGGGATGCCGTGCAGGTGGCGGCCCAGGCCTGGACACCGGCCGGCTCCTAG
- a CDS encoding TetR/AcrR family transcriptional regulator: MTVPVRVPQRVARRRADILRTARRLFAAEGVGPVTPGRIAKEAGISPGNLYYWFGSKAEIVRELFAQWIADSGLPGELVEDPAPAPAHTLALLWGRIPAQHRINDDYAFFQRELLPLLNADPVLAEEYRRNHAARVDRFVELTEQVIAAGLLHAPRHPASVRELVDVLWLVAETAGPFARATGDGDLDATRLARAVIGPLLTDAGRAALALDPAPRSSPTWEDPGRDDPTPGDRLRCPTRSEPTGGPHVVPS, from the coding sequence ATGACAGTGCCTGTACGGGTACCGCAGCGGGTGGCCCGCCGCCGCGCCGACATCCTCCGGACGGCCCGCCGGCTGTTCGCGGCGGAGGGTGTCGGTCCGGTCACGCCGGGCCGGATCGCGAAGGAGGCGGGGATCAGCCCGGGTAACCTCTACTACTGGTTCGGCTCCAAGGCCGAGATCGTGCGCGAACTGTTCGCGCAGTGGATCGCCGACTCGGGGCTGCCCGGTGAGCTCGTCGAAGACCCGGCGCCCGCTCCGGCGCACACGCTGGCGCTGCTGTGGGGCCGGATACCGGCCCAGCACCGGATCAACGACGACTACGCCTTCTTCCAGCGCGAACTGCTGCCGCTGCTCAACGCCGATCCCGTGCTCGCCGAGGAGTACCGGCGCAACCACGCGGCGCGGGTCGACCGATTCGTCGAACTCACCGAGCAGGTCATCGCCGCCGGCCTGCTGCATGCGCCCCGGCACCCGGCCTCCGTCCGGGAGCTGGTCGATGTGCTGTGGCTGGTCGCCGAGACCGCGGGGCCGTTCGCCCGGGCCACCGGCGACGGCGACCTCGATGCCACCCGGCTGGCCCGAGCCGTGATCGGCCCGCTGCTGACCGACGCCGGCCGGGCGGCCCTTGCCCTGGATCCCGCGCCCCGATCGTCACCGACCTGGGAGGACCCGGGGCGGGACGATCCGACCCCGGGCGACCGGCTCCGGTGTCCCACCCGAAGCGAACCGACCGGAGGACCTCATGTCGTCCCATCCTGA
- a CDS encoding sensor histidine kinase, which yields MAASRRSLASEFLRLQLIGALVVVAGATAMLAWSSRQTQVERAEVRSMNVARTVALAPITVRDLRAGAPSPELTRFARSTGEATETDFVVVMNTDRIRYTHPVDDRVGQTFVGAVGGAPEGADFTESSDGTLGRSIRTVVPVRDGDRVIGMVAVGVTVDRIAAALPRQLLVLGVLAVTLAGLGGAQAVLLNRRLAHTTHGMNEVELGHMYEYHEAVLHAVREGLVLLDGGGVITLINDEGRHLLGLLDDPTGRPISELGLPASLTFPPTRDHPRVDQLAVVGARIIVINHQRAELAGRTVGSVVTMRDHTELQRITGELATVRGLAETLRAQNHESTNRLHTVVSLIELGRPERALTLATQGIETAQLVADRFRSADGDADGDPVLDALLLGKAAQAAERDIDLVVDPDSRTDGIPVGDEEIVTVVGNLLDNAFDAVATRDLRRVEVLIESDEKSLTMEIEDSGPGIPEQLQDVVFRPGWTTKDGREGHGLGLSLVREVVVRHGGTITCGRSELGGARFLVTLGGGS from the coding sequence ATGGCGGCGTCGCGACGATCCCTGGCCTCCGAGTTCCTGCGCCTGCAGCTGATCGGGGCGCTCGTCGTGGTGGCCGGTGCGACAGCCATGCTGGCGTGGTCATCGCGCCAGACCCAGGTGGAGCGTGCGGAGGTCCGGTCCATGAACGTCGCCCGGACCGTGGCACTGGCCCCGATCACCGTGCGCGATCTGCGGGCCGGGGCGCCGTCACCGGAACTCACCCGGTTCGCCAGGTCGACCGGGGAAGCGACGGAGACCGATTTCGTGGTGGTGATGAACACCGACCGGATCCGGTACACCCACCCGGTCGACGACCGTGTCGGGCAGACCTTCGTCGGCGCGGTGGGGGGAGCACCGGAGGGCGCGGACTTCACCGAGTCCTCCGACGGCACCCTCGGCCGCTCGATCCGCACCGTGGTGCCGGTGCGGGACGGGGACCGGGTGATCGGCATGGTCGCCGTCGGAGTCACCGTCGACCGGATCGCAGCGGCACTGCCGCGTCAGCTGCTCGTGCTGGGCGTGCTGGCGGTGACGCTCGCCGGTCTGGGCGGCGCGCAGGCGGTGCTGCTGAATCGACGGCTGGCGCATACCACTCACGGGATGAACGAGGTCGAGCTGGGCCATATGTACGAGTACCACGAGGCTGTGCTGCACGCGGTCCGCGAGGGACTCGTCCTGCTGGACGGCGGGGGCGTCATCACCCTGATCAACGACGAGGGCCGACATCTGCTGGGGCTGCTCGACGACCCCACCGGTCGACCGATCTCCGAGCTGGGACTGCCCGCCTCACTCACCTTTCCTCCCACCCGGGACCATCCCCGGGTCGACCAACTGGCGGTGGTCGGCGCCCGCATCATCGTGATCAATCACCAGCGAGCCGAACTGGCGGGCCGTACGGTCGGCTCGGTCGTCACCATGCGTGACCACACCGAGCTGCAGAGGATCACCGGGGAACTGGCGACCGTACGGGGGCTGGCGGAGACCCTGCGGGCACAGAACCACGAGTCGACCAATCGGCTGCACACCGTGGTGTCCCTGATCGAGCTCGGCAGACCGGAGCGCGCGCTCACCCTCGCCACCCAGGGCATCGAAACGGCGCAACTGGTGGCCGACAGGTTCCGCTCCGCTGATGGAGACGCCGATGGGGACCCGGTGCTGGACGCCCTGCTGCTGGGCAAGGCAGCCCAGGCCGCGGAGCGTGACATCGACCTGGTGGTGGATCCCGACAGCCGGACCGACGGGATCCCGGTGGGCGACGAGGAGATCGTGACAGTGGTCGGCAACCTGCTGGACAACGCCTTCGACGCTGTTGCGACACGTGACCTCCGCCGCGTCGAAGTGCTGATCGAGTCCGACGAGAAGTCCCTGACCATGGAGATCGAGGATTCGGGTCCGGGGATCCCCGAGCAGCTGCAGGACGTCGTGTTCCGCCCGGGCTGGACGACCAAGGACGGTCGGGAAGGCCACGGGCTGGGGCTGTCCCTGGTCCGCGAGGTCGTCGTCCGGCACGGCGGCACCATCACGTGTGGGCGCTCGGAGCTGGGTGGAGCCCGGTTCCTGGTCACGCTGGGGGGAGGATCATGA